AAGGACGGCAAAAATACCTGGAAGCAGGGGAATAAGGTTCAGAAGTGCAGCGAATGTCACAAGGCAGCGGAGGAAGGCAAAAAGTTGACCCTCCAGAATTCCTTTCATAAAAATTGCAAGGATTGCCACACCAAATTGAAGACAGAAGGCAAGAAAACAGGGCCAACCCTATGTGCTCAGTGCCATGTAACGGAAAAGAAGTAAGCAATTTTAGATAAAAAAAACAAAGGCCTGCTGGAAATTCTCCAACCAGGCCTTTGTTTTATATCTCTGTTACCGTAATCGCCTGGAATTCGCAAACCTCGATACAGCTTTCACAGCCCAGACATTCATCGGCTTGAACCGGAACGGCTTTACCATCTTGGAGCTCAAAAACATCCACCGGACAGACCTCTACACATTCTTCATCACCGACACACTTATCCGGGTCCACTTCGACCTTAAACATAATTCATCTCTTTTCTGGTTTTAATTTTTAACGTTTTGTAAAAAGGCACTACAAATCGATCATATTTGAACCACTGGGGTTTCTAAGACTATTTATTTAGGAGAAATAAAAAAAGTTGTCAAGTGAAAAGCAACCTTACATCATTTCTGTAGGTGGGTTCCGTTTCACTCCACCACCCTACAGGGGAGACCATGGGGAAAGCAGGATCAATTGGTCTGACCCCCTTTGATTCGAAGAAGGCTTTACCGGGGGAAGTACAAGATTATATCTGCCGCCGGCCGGCCATCCCAGGCCGGATAAAGACTTTTGAAAATCGAGGATTAATTCTTCTTGAGGAGAGGCTATAAGGGATTTTAGAAGGCCTGGGAGGTCCTTCGCCGGCTTAGAAAAGCGTGTCTCTGATTGTTTCAGGAAATCATCCAAACTCAGGGAACCCAAATCCGGTAAAGGGATAGAAATGGCCCGGCCTTCTTCGGGATCCTGGCCATAGTTTTCGGCCCAAACCCATAACTGATTAGTAAAAAGAATTAATGGTTCAGGGACCAGTCGATTCTTTAATTCCCGCCAGGCCGTCAGGGCCAAGGGGCAAATGATCTCGACGGCCTTTCTTTTTACCCCCGGATGCTCGGGGAAACTGAAATCCAGTCCTTCCTCGATATTTTCCTGCCAGCCTTGGGCCAGGTTTTTTTCCTGTTCCTCGATTCTGACTAAAGAGGCCTCCAGTTCCCATTCCTCCAGCATCCATTCATGGATCAGGGAAAGGAGAACCTGGCCGTCAATGGCCGAAGAATCCTTTGCTCCCTTCTGGAAAGGTTGTCCTTTTAAAAGGCCGAAGATTTCTTCCTGGGTCTCCTGATTCTCCCCGTGGGATACTTCCTTGAGATATTTCAGCATCCCCTGATCCGGCTTGCCGGCTATATAGGTCCGGATGGACCTCAGGCTTCTGTCCTTTGCCCGGATTTCCTCCTGGGTTCGCTCCAGGGAACGGACCTGTAACAATCCCTGATCCATCAGGGACTGGTGGGACGGGGACAAGGATAATGGAAAAGGGTGCAGTAATAGGGCCTGTTGAAACAATAGGATAGACCAGGCTAAGGCTTCTTCTTCCAGCAAGGTGTAAGGACATATCAGGGCCGGTTGTATGGGATCGGAAATCATGGACGAGAATTTATGGGGGAAAATGGTCTTTGTCAACTCAATCTCCCATTCGCTTCTTTACCCCGGCGGCCTCTAAAAATTTACCCATTTTTTCATAAGGCTGGGCGCCGACCAAAGAATTGCCGTTCAAAACGAATGTCGGAACGGCTTGAATGCCCAGGCTCCGAGATCTGGCCCAGTCCGAATCGACCGCCATTTTAAAGGTCCTTTTTTTCAAAATTTCTCCGGCTTCCTTTCCGGGGAGCCCGATACCTTCGGCAAGCTTTTGGAGTTCATCCATTTTCCCGATATTGATACCCTGGACAAAATTAGCCTGGAAAACCACCTGGTGGAAGGGACCTTCCTGCCCTTTGGTGCCGGCCCATTTGGACAGTTCTTGGGCTAACCGGCTGTTATAGATCATCTTCTGATCTCCAAAGGGCAATCCGCTATCCTGGGCCGCCTTTTTCAGACGGGTCATGATCTGCTGGATATCCAGACGCCCGGCAAAAAACTCTTCCAGGGTTTGTCCCTCTTCAGGGGTTTCGGGATGGAGCGGGAAGGCCGTCCATCGGATGTCCAATTCAAATTCTTTTTGTAAACGATCAATACGCCCGGTAATGAAATAGCACCAGGGTCAGACATAATCTGAAAAAATTTCTAAAAGGGGGAGATCAGGCATGGATTTCCTTTCCAAATAATACGGAAAAAAAGTTTCAAGATGCAAGATGCAAGTATGAAACATATTAAAATCATTTAACCTATAAATAGCCTATAACCTTGTGAGGCATTTTCATATTTGATGAATTCGCAAAAAATCGCCGAAACCCGCATTACGTCATTCCGGCGAAAGCCGGAATCCAGTGTTTTTATCAGGTTAGAATTTCCTGGACCCCGGCTTGCGCCGGGATGACGAGTTTTTACGAGACCATCATATTTCATGGTGCCCTTAAGGCCACATTTTTTAAATACCATGTTCTGCCGGAAGTTCAAAGGGGAAAATTTTTCCGATTATTAAAGTTGGGGTATAAATATGTCGATTAAACAAGGGAGGGAGCGGAAATTTTTCAGGATCCAAGGGGGATAAAATTTAACTCATTCCAGGGGAATTTTTAGCAATGATCAAAAAAATTGAGTCCGACCATTTAACTATCGGGATGTATGTCAATCAATTGGACCGTCCTTATCTTGAAACCCCGTTTTTGAGCCACAAGTTCTTTCTCAAAACCCCGAAACAGATAGATCAGCTCCGTAAATATTGCCGGTATGTTTATGTTGATACAGAGAAAGGGATGGATATCGATCCGGTTCAGGAAGTCCCCAAGGCGGATCTTGTTGAAAACGCTTTCTTAAGTGTCGGGAACAGCAGGAAAAAGGATGATAAAACTTCAATCCTGGGGGATAGAGAGATCCATCGAGCCTTAGAGGTTCATAATCAGGCCCAAAAAGTTATCGGAAAAATTCTGGAGGATGTAAGACTCGGTGAAAGCATAAAAACGGCTGAAGCCAAACAAGCGGTTAATGCCATCGTAAACAGTCTTATAGAAGATCAAGATGCTCTGCTCTGTTTTTCGCAGTTGAAGACCCGGGATGAATATACGGCTTTTCATTCCATTAATGTCAGCATCCTCTCGGTCGCTTTCGGCAAGCAGTTGGGACTGAGTGTCGAAGAACTGCAGATTTTGGGTTTAGGGGGTTTATTGCATGATATTGGAAAAATGAGGATCCCTCTTGAGATTTTAAACAAACCCGGCAAACTGACCGATGCGGAATTTGAAATCATGAAAAGTCATGTCCTTTTGGCCAAAGACCTGCTGGAAAGAGCCGGGGATTTTCCTGTGAAGGCCATGGAGGTCGTGCTGCAGCATCACGAAAGATATGACGGCCGGGGGTACCCTTCCGGTCTGATCGGCAACCAGATCGATCTTTTTGGAAGGATCGCTTCCATCGTAGATGTTTATGATGCCATTTCCAGCGATCGGATTTACCGAAATGCCATGCCCCCTCATGAGGCCATAAAACGGATCTATGAGTGGAGTGCAACGGACTTTGAACGATCCCTGGTGGAACATTTTATCAAAGCTATTGGGATATACCCTGTCGGGAGCCTGGTGGAAATTAACCGTTCCGATGTCGGGATGGTCGTCTCCACGAGTCAAAAAGATGCCCTGAAGCCGGTAGTCCTCCTCCTCTTTGACAGCCAAAAACAGAAATACAAACCGCCCCGGTTGATTGATCTCACGGAAAAAGATCCTGTTTTTAATAGTTCTTTTTGGTCAGTCAGTAAGGTTTTGGGCCCGGCCGGGAAAGAAATTTTATCCGCACTATAAACAGGTTTGAATCCATTCTCCGGGAATTCTTATTCCCAGCGTCCTTGATAACATTCCTCGACCCAAACCCCCGGCCTCGGACTATAATAAGTACAACGGCCGGGGACCCAGACCGGACTATGGGGCGGAAACCACTCCCGATCCATATAGGGGGCCGATTCAAATGGACTGTTCCATGAAGAGGCGTAATCGTCATAAGGCGGATCATATTCTTTAGCCGGAGGATAATAGACCGGTGGTGGAGGGGGCGGGTAATAGGCCGGCGGCGACTGATAAGCCGGAGGATAAACAGGCCGATCATTTCGATAGGCAGGTGAAAAGGTCCACCCCAAAACGCCTCCGATTATTAATCCGGGGAGGAACCAGTCAAAGCCGGAATGACGGGACCCACGATGGGACGGATAACTTCCTCTGGGACCGTGGAATCCGCGAGAGGGAACCTTCCCATAACTTATGGGGATAGAAAAAGCCCAGGTTAAACCAATAGCCAATAACAGGGTCGTGAGTTTTTTCATTTTTTCTCCTGACTCTTTACAGTTCGGGGGAAATAGTCCATAATTTATAAGACCAACAACAAAATAAAAAGTTAAAAAATCCTTTATAAGGAGGTCAGCAGGAACATGCCTTTCAAGCTTCCCCCTTTCAGCCCTCCGGA
The window above is part of the Deltaproteobacteria bacterium genome. Proteins encoded here:
- a CDS encoding ferredoxin family protein, which gives rise to MMFKVEVDPDKCVGDEECVEVCPVDVFELQDGKAVPVQADECLGCESCIEVCEFQAITVTEI
- a CDS encoding DsbA family protein; translation: MTGRIDRLQKEFELDIRWTAFPLHPETPEEGQTLEEFFAGRLDIQQIMTRLKKAAQDSGLPFGDQKMIYNSRLAQELSKWAGTKGQEGPFHQVVFQANFVQGINIGKMDELQKLAEGIGLPGKEAGEILKKRTFKMAVDSDWARSRSLGIQAVPTFVLNGNSLVGAQPYEKMGKFLEAAGVKKRMGD
- a CDS encoding HD-GYP domain-containing protein; amino-acid sequence: MIKKIESDHLTIGMYVNQLDRPYLETPFLSHKFFLKTPKQIDQLRKYCRYVYVDTEKGMDIDPVQEVPKADLVENAFLSVGNSRKKDDKTSILGDREIHRALEVHNQAQKVIGKILEDVRLGESIKTAEAKQAVNAIVNSLIEDQDALLCFSQLKTRDEYTAFHSINVSILSVAFGKQLGLSVEELQILGLGGLLHDIGKMRIPLEILNKPGKLTDAEFEIMKSHVLLAKDLLERAGDFPVKAMEVVLQHHERYDGRGYPSGLIGNQIDLFGRIASIVDVYDAISSDRIYRNAMPPHEAIKRIYEWSATDFERSLVEHFIKAIGIYPVGSLVEINRSDVGMVVSTSQKDALKPVVLLLFDSQKQKYKPPRLIDLTEKDPVFNSSFWSVSKVLGPAGKEILSAL